Proteins from a genomic interval of Papaver somniferum cultivar HN1 chromosome 4, ASM357369v1, whole genome shotgun sequence:
- the LOC113275222 gene encoding primary amine oxidase-like: MESRVLLRFMFILITTLFLFFFTKSWFNLIPNKSDQLTCSNYSPWCTSKNRFQSKSTNNLFYPGYKKTIRDHKSHIPHHPLDPLTIQEMNKAKSILLSYPPFTISSSSFTIHSLVLEEPEKELVLKWREGDKLSPRKASIVALLHGQAHVIIIDLESNKVIQHDIRETKTGYPTMTIEDMNSAAWAPLSDANFNRTIASRGVDLADLACLPLSTGWFGTKEEKRRLIKVQCYTMQGTINFYMRPIEGLTVLLDMDTKQVVEITDLGLDIPIPKASNTDYRFSKQPNKPLMMRVLNPISIEQPKGPSFVIEDGHLVKWANWEFHLKPDPRAGVVISQARIRDSETGVLRNVMYKGLTSELFVPYMDPTDAWYFKTYMDAGEYGFGLQAMPLDPLNDCPRYAHYMDGVFTASDGTPFIRSNMICVFESYAGDIGWRHAESPITGMEIREVRPKVTLVVRMAASVANYDYIVDWEFQMDGLIRVKVGLSGILMVKGTPYDNLNKVPKNEKLYGTILSENVVGVIHDHYVTFYLDMDVDGSDNSFVKVNLVRENTSPEKGSPRRSYLRADRNVAKTEKDAQIKLKLYEPSEFHVINPSKETRVGNPVGYKIVPGGTAASLLDHLDPPQKRGAFTNNQIWVTPYNRSEQWAGGLFVYQSHGEDTLAVWSERDRPIQNKDIVLWYTLGFHHIPCQEDFPIMPTVSSSFDLKPVNFFESNPILRMPPNLEKDLPICKAAASA; this comes from the exons ATGGAGTCAAGAGTTCTACTTCGTTTCATGTTTATTCTCATAACAACtctatttctcttcttcttcactaaatcATGGTTCAATCTAATCCCAAACAAATCAGACCAACTAACCTGCTCAAACTATTCTCCATGGTGCACTTCCAAGAACAGATTCCAATCCAAATCAACCAACAATCTCTTCTATCCGGGTTATAAAAAAACAATCAGAGATCATAAATCTCATATCCCACACCACCCATTAGACCCATTAACAATCCAAGAAATGAACAAAGCTAAATCCATCCTCTTATCTTACCCACCTTTTactatttcttcatcttcttttactATCCATTCATTAGTCTTAGAAGAACCAGAAAAGGAACTAGTTTTAAAATGGAGAGAAGGTGACAAACTTTCACCAAGAAAAGCTTCAATCGTAGCACTTCTTCATGGTCAAGCCCATGTAATCATTATTGACTTGGAGTCAAACAAAGTCATACAACATGATATTAGGGAAACTAAAACTGGTTACCCAACTATGACTATAGAAGATATGAATTCAGCAGCATGGGCACCCCTTTCTGATGCTAATTTCAACCGTACGATCGCTAGCCGCGGCGTTGATCTTGCTGATCTTGCATGCTTGCCGCTTTCAACTGGATGGTTTGGGacaaaggaagaaaagagaaggttGATTAAAGTCCAATGTTACACCATGCAAGGTACAATAAATTTTTATATGAGACCCATTGAAGGTTTGACAGTTCTTCTTGATATGGATACTAAACAAGTTGTAGAAATAACAGATTTAGGCTTAGATATTCCAATACCCAAAGCTTCAAATACTGATTACAGATTTTCTAAACAGCCGAATAAACCTTTAATGATGCGCGTTTTAAACCCGATTTCAATTGAACAACCAAAAGGTCCAAGTTTTGTGATTGAAGATGGGCATTTAGTTAAATGGGCAAATTGGGAGTTTCATTTAAAACCTGACCCGAGAgctggtgtggttatttctcaagcTAGGATTAGAGATTCAGAAACTGGGGTTCTAAGAAATGTTATGTATAAAGGATTAACTTCAGAGTTGTTTGTACCTTATATGGATCCTACTGATGCTTGGTATTTTAAGACTTATATGGATGCTGGTGAATATGGGTTTGGCTTACAAGCTATGCCGCTTGACCCACTTAACGATTGTCCTCGCTATGCACACTATATGGATGGAGTGTTTACGGCTTCCGATGGAACGCCGTTCATTCGATCCAATATGATATGTGTCTTCGAAAGCTATGCTGGTGATATTGGTTGGAGACATGCTGAAAGTCCTATCACTGGAATGGAG ATTAGAGAAGTGAGACCAAAGGTGACCTTGGTGGTTCGAATGGCAGCCTCAGTTGCAAACTATGATTACATTGTAGACTGGGAGTTCCAAATGGATGGACTTATCCGTGTCAAG GTTGGACTCAGCGGAATTCTAATGGTGAAAGGCACCCCATATGACAACCTGAACAAGGTGCCTAAAAATGAGAAACTTTACGGTACTATACTGTCAGAAAATGTTGTAGGCGTCATCCACGATCACTATGTCACCTTCTACCTAGACATGGATGTCGATGGATCAGACAATTCTTTTGTGAAGGTAAATCTAGTCAGAGAAAATACATCACCAGAAAAGGGGTCACCAAGGAGAAGTTATCTGAGAGCTGATAGAAATGTAGCCAAGACTGAGAAGGATGCACAGATCAAACTCAAATTATACGAACCTTCAGAATTTCATGTCATTAATCCATCCAAAGAGACTAGAGTTGGAAATCCTGTTGGTTATAAGATTGTTCCTGGCGGTACTGCAGCTAGTTTACTTGATCATCTGGATCCTCCACAGAAAAGAGGAGCATTTACAAACAACCAG atatGGGTGACACCATACAACCGGAGCGAGCAATGGGCAGGGGGGCTGTTTGTGTACCAAAGCCATGGGGAAGACACTCTAGCTGTTTGGTCTGAGAG GGACCGGCCTATCCAAAACAAAGACATCGTGTTGTGGTACACATTAGGGTTTCACCACATACCGTGTCAAGAGGATTTCCCTATTATGCCGACAGTGTCTTCGAGTTTCGACCTAAAGCCAGTCAATTTCTTTGAAAGCAATCCGATTCTCAGAATGCCACCAAATCTTGAGAAGGATTTGCCTATTTGCAAAGCTGCTGCTTCTGCTTGA
- the LOC113275223 gene encoding protein LOW PSII ACCUMULATION 2, chloroplastic-like, with the protein MALLLLPIQSSVLLHKPSFHLPSQAKTRFVVKATESSSSSSESEAKPEQDSSSSVLTSSPKSTNKTGLGFGSSSSSSNETNKKKPGKNRERAAVIRRTPLQKPSYLSDKNKKEKQVSVEQGGIEGAFVLTWLGLGSLIIIEGLTLSGSGFLPEDWDKFIVKYVYPVFTPTVLLFLAGSVVYGVVKYFQSEESKKE; encoded by the exons atgGCACTGCTACTACTACCGATCCAATCTTCGGTTCTTCTACACAAACCCTCATTTCATCTACCCTCCCAAGCTAAAACCAGATTCGTTGTAAAAGCAACTGaatcctcttcttcatcatcagaatcagaagCAAAACCTGAACAAGATAGTTCTTCTTCAGTTTTAACATCATCACCCAAAAGTACTAACAAAACAGGTCTTGGATttggttcttcatcatcttcttcaaatgaaactaataagaaaaaaccAGGTAAAAATAGAGAAAGGGCAGCTGTAATTCGTCGAACACCATTGCAAAAACCAAGCTATTTGTCAGataagaataagaaagaaaaacaGGTTTCAGTAGAGCAGGGTGGGATTGAAGGTGCTTTTGTTCTTACATGGTTGGGTCTTGGTTCTCTCATAATTATTGAAGGACTTACTCTTTCTGGATCAG GATTCTTACCAGAGGACTGGGATAAATTTATAGTGAAGTATGTGTATCCAGTTTTCACCCCAACAGTCTTACTGTTCTTGGCTGGAAGTGTTGTATATGGAGTCGTGAAATACTTCCAAAGTGAGGAAtcaaaaaaagaataa
- the LOC113272392 gene encoding 7-ethoxycoumarin O-deethylase-like: MHLIMLNVIMNMLWGGTFNDEDKIRIGLEFGRVAEEVVEYVGKTNISDFFPVLARLDLQGVERRMKELVSWLDSFFSSIIEQRMKNYGDQDGKNEFKDILQIFLQLQDQGESRTPFTITNLKALFTDLVVVGTDTSGVTVEWVMAELLKHPKIMKNAQEELDNVVGRNNNVEESHISRLPYLGAILKETLRLNPVGPLLASRCPSSSCNVGGYVIPKGAQVFVNAWAIQRDPKYWDNPYEFQPERRRCVGIPLAERMVPYALASLLRLFEWRMPEGEEIDLSDKFGNVLKKNTPLHAIPFPRLSDPSLYV; the protein is encoded by the exons ATGCATCTGATTATGCTCAATGTGATTATGAACATGTTGTGGGGTGGTACATTTAATGATGAAGACAAGATTAGAATTGGCTTGGAATTTGGACGTGTAGCTGAAGAAGTTGTGGAATATGTAGGGAAAACCaatatttctgatttttttccTGTTCTAGCAAGGCTCGACTTACAAGGAGTAGAACGACGAATGAAAGAGCTTGTTTCGTGGTTAGATTCATTCTTCAGCTCTATAATTGAACAAAGGATGAAAAATTATGGAGATCAGGATGGCAAGAATGAATTCAAAGATATTCTACAAATCTTTCTACAACTTCAAGACCAAGGAGAATCCAGAACTCCTTTTACCATTACCAACCTCAAGGCTTTGTTCACG GATTTGGTGGTCGTCGGTACAGATACATCAGGGGTGACAGTAGAATGGGTGATGGCCGAGCTATTGAAACAtccaaaaatcatgaaaaatgcaCAAGAAGAGTTGGACAATGTTGTTGGGAGAAACAACAACGTAGAAGAATCTCACATATCCAGATTACCTTATTTGGGTGCAATTCTAAAAGAAACACTTCGTTTAAACCCGGTCGGACCACTCTTGGCTTCTAGGTGCCCAAGCTCGTCTTGCAATGTAGGAGGCTATGTGATCCCTAAAGGTGCTCAAGTTTTTGTCAATGCATGGGCAATTCAAAGAGACCCTAAATATTGGGATAATCCATATGAATTCCAACCGGAGAG GAGGAGATGTGTGGGTATTCCTTTAGCAGAGAGGATGGTACCTTATGCACTAGCTTCTCTTCTGCGTTTATTTGAATGGAGAATGCCAGAAGGTGAGGAGATTGATCTCTCAGACAAATTTGGTAATGTTTTGAAGAAAAACACACCTCTACATGCAATCCCATTTCCAAGATTATCTGATCCAAGCCTCTATGTTTAG